In Pseudomonadota bacterium, a genomic segment contains:
- a CDS encoding pyridoxal phosphate-dependent aminotransferase family protein gives MDIFDKCGKFVDQAVRVLRESGNYFYFREIQSPQDSEVIVGGRRVIMIGSNNYLGLTCHSRVKEAAIKAVEKYGSGCAGSRFLNGNLEIHAELERKLAKFFRRKAALVFATGYQTNLGTISTLLGRSDVAILDKYDHASILDGCRLSFGQLKKYRHNDMNDLHRVLEDNKDYGQLIVVDGVFSMEGDIADLPSIVKLAKTYGARIMVDDAHGIGVLGKTGRGTAEHFGLEDQVDLIMGTFSKSLAAIGGFIVGDQTIIDYIKHTARSMMFSASLPPALVAAASAALDVVDEDPELLEQLWKNTRKMLNGYKALGFDTGTSETPIIPVMIKDAAKTCKMCSLLFDKGVFVNPIVSPAVPPGRELLRTSFMATHTDSQLDQVLSAFEEVGKQLEII, from the coding sequence ATGGATATTTTTGACAAATGCGGTAAGTTTGTTGACCAGGCAGTCCGTGTACTTCGAGAATCCGGGAATTATTTTTACTTCCGGGAAATCCAATCCCCACAGGATTCAGAAGTCATCGTGGGAGGCCGTCGGGTGATCATGATCGGCTCGAATAATTACCTAGGATTAACTTGCCATTCACGGGTAAAAGAAGCCGCCATCAAGGCCGTGGAAAAATACGGCAGCGGTTGCGCCGGTTCGCGATTTTTGAATGGGAACCTTGAAATTCACGCCGAGCTGGAACGTAAGCTGGCAAAATTTTTCCGTCGGAAAGCGGCCCTGGTTTTTGCGACAGGATATCAGACGAATCTGGGGACAATCTCGACGTTGCTGGGACGCAGCGATGTCGCCATTCTTGATAAATACGATCATGCCAGCATACTCGATGGGTGTCGGTTGTCGTTTGGCCAACTGAAAAAATACCGCCATAACGATATGAACGATCTGCACCGTGTTCTCGAAGACAACAAGGATTATGGCCAGTTGATCGTCGTGGATGGGGTCTTCAGTATGGAAGGCGATATCGCCGACTTACCCTCCATTGTTAAACTGGCAAAAACCTACGGAGCCAGGATCATGGTGGATGATGCCCATGGAATTGGCGTTCTGGGTAAAACGGGACGGGGGACCGCGGAACATTTCGGATTGGAAGACCAGGTGGACCTGATTATGGGGACCTTCAGCAAATCACTGGCCGCCATCGGCGGGTTCATCGTCGGGGATCAGACGATCATTGATTATATCAAGCATACGGCCCGCTCCATGATGTTCAGCGCGAGCCTTCCGCCCGCTTTAGTGGCGGCGGCAAGTGCGGCGTTGGACGTTGTGGACGAAGATCCGGAACTTCTGGAACAGTTATGGAAGAATACACGGAAGATGCTCAACGGGTATAAAGCATTGGGATTCGATACCGGAACGAGCGAAACGCCGATTATTCCGGTTATGATCAAAGATGCCGCTAAGACTTGTAAAATGTGCAGTTTGCTATTTGACAAGGGGGTCTTCGTCAATCCGATCGTCAGTCCCGCCGTTCCTCCAGGAAGAGAGCTTCTAAGAACCAGTTTCATGGCCACCCACACCGATTCACAGTTGGATCAGGTTTTATCCGCCTTTGAAGAAGTTGGAAAACAACTCGAGATCATTTAA